CACCACTGGCAGTCAGCTGTCCTCTGCCTGCCGGGCACGGCCACCAGCTAACCCCCAGCACCCTGGGGAGCACAGCGCAGCGAGCATCCCTGCTTTGCAGAGCAGGGATGGGAGGGTGACGTAAACCGCTCCAGCTTGCTCGTAGTGGGTGACCGCGCCAGGGTTCAGGCCCAGCAGGTGACCTCGGAGCCCCGCAACCCGCTGTCTGCAGCACTTGGCCTGTCAAGTTGCTGAGGCGAACTCCTCCGTCTGTGTCCCCGTGAAGTGTCCCCAGTAGTGCTTGTGGAAAGAgcaacaccccccgcccccgcccctcccccccccccccccccccccccagcagatCCCCCGACCTAGACTCAGTTCCGCTGCGGCCCCAGGGCTGGCTGCTTTCCCAGAACGGATGCACCTGCTCACATCGTCCCGGGGCTGACCCGGCTCCTCTTTGTCGCTTTCCTGCAGGCCACCGCCTCCCCCAGGGCTCAGCTGCTGGCTTCCAGGCCTAGGTGCCCATGACGCCTATGCTGACCACTGCCCGGACACCACCGCTGCCACAAGCTAGCACCACCGCCCCGGCCCCAATGCCGGTCATGCCCATCCCGCGGCGGGTGCGCTCCTTCCACGGCCCGCACACCACCTGCCTGCACGCAGCCTGCGGGCCGGCGCGCACCTCCCGCCTGGCGCGCACTAAGTACAACAACTTCGACGTCTACATCCGGGCGCGCTGGCTCTACGGCTTCATCCGCTTCCTGCTCTACTTTAGCTGCAGCCTGTTCACGGCCACGCTGTGGGGCGCGCTGGCCGCCCTCTTCTGCCTGCAGTACCTGGGCGTGCGCGTCCTGCTGCGCTTCCAGCTCAAGCTGtcggtgctgctgctgctgcttggcCGCCGGCGCGTCGACTTCCGCCTCCTGAACGAGCTGCTCATCTACGGGATCCGAGTAACCGTGCTGCTGGTTGGGGGCCTGGGCTGGTGCTTCATGGTCTTCGTGGACATGTGAGGGGCAGCGGCGGGCCTGGCTCTGGGGTTTCTCTGGCCCGACCGGTGGCGGTGGGTGCGCCTGTGGCCGTGCTCTCCTCGACGGGGTAGGTCAGGTCCTTGTTCTTCCCGAGCCGGCTCACGGATGGGGGTCGGCCCAGGcgtccgccccgcccccagcacgtgggggaggggggctgaggcTGCGCCGCGAAGGGGACGCCGGTGCCCCCCTCTGCTGCCGGATTTCCGCCCCGATCTTCCTGGTGTGCCCGTGTCGGTCCGGCGCCCGTGGCCGCCAGCCTGTACTTCCAAC
The Prionailurus viverrinus isolate Anna chromosome D4, UM_Priviv_1.0, whole genome shotgun sequence genome window above contains:
- the TMEM250 gene encoding transmembrane protein 250 translates to MTPMLTTARTPPLPQASTTAPAPMPVMPIPRRVRSFHGPHTTCLHAACGPARTSRLARTKYNNFDVYIRARWLYGFIRFLLYFSCSLFTATLWGALAALFCLQYLGVRVLLRFQLKLSVLLLLLGRRRVDFRLLNELLIYGIRVTVLLVGGLGWCFMVFVDM